From the genome of Gilliamella sp. wkB7, one region includes:
- a CDS encoding TIGR04211 family SH3 domain-containing protein, which produces MLLWLKNGWIELNMMKKHNIIIISFLGFVFNANAADKYVTDDIDIYLRRGPSTNYGFSGAVKTGQKVTSLEKSDDGKYTRIQISNGKIGWIETNKLNDEPSYRERLPELEAKLAEYQDKVNNVDEHQRKIVNEYEQKLQSAEELIETLQNKNADLDKQVKQQRTQIDSMLNQVDDKRLDLILTWFTYGGLVAGGGLVLGLILPMIMPRRKKDRWMR; this is translated from the coding sequence ATGTTATTATGGTTAAAAAATGGATGGATTGAGTTAAATATGATGAAAAAACATAATATTATTATAATTTCTTTTCTTGGTTTTGTGTTTAATGCTAATGCTGCAGATAAATATGTGACAGATGATATAGATATCTACTTACGTCGTGGTCCTAGTACTAATTATGGTTTCTCTGGCGCGGTTAAAACTGGTCAAAAAGTGACTTCTCTTGAAAAAAGTGACGATGGTAAATACACAAGAATCCAAATTAGTAATGGTAAGATAGGGTGGATTGAGACCAATAAACTTAATGATGAGCCAAGTTATCGAGAACGCCTTCCCGAGTTAGAAGCAAAATTAGCCGAATATCAAGATAAAGTGAATAATGTTGATGAACATCAACGAAAAATCGTAAATGAATATGAGCAAAAATTGCAATCTGCGGAAGAATTAATTGAAACTCTTCAAAATAAAAATGCCGATCTTGATAAACAAGTCAAACAGCAGAGAACTCAAATAGATTCGATGTTAAATCAAGTTGATGATAAACGACTCGATCTTATTCTTACATGGTTTACTTATGGCGGTCTTGTTGCTGGTGGAGGTCTAGTATTAGGTCTAATTTTACCAATGATAATGCCTCGTCGTAAAAAAGATCGTTGGATGCGTTAA
- a CDS encoding CCA tRNA nucleotidyltransferase, with amino-acid sequence MSQIYLVGGCVRDRLLGLLSADRDWVVVGATPEELLSLGYQQVGKDFPVFLHPVTKEEYALARTERKAGNGYTGFICDFSKDITLEQDLIRRDLTINAIAMDEENNIIDPYYGVEDIKRKLLRHISPAFREDPLRVLRVARFAARYHQLGFVVATETMNLMKDMVLAGEISYLTPERVWKETEKALSTLDPQIYFQVLEQCGALAILFPSLVLSDTVIDALKHSVSLTNDLTIRFSVLCSQLSTRHAVEDLCSKVKSPNNYTKLAIMVKQYYKDVQSVQTLTAEQIICLLNRIDVWRNPQHLSQLIMASEALAKTASFPQAQYLENAYKLANSVNVQKIISDGFTGKEIQIELQKRRIELLLNRI; translated from the coding sequence ATGTCTCAAATCTATCTAGTTGGAGGGTGTGTTCGGGATAGATTGTTAGGATTACTGAGCGCGGACCGTGATTGGGTTGTTGTTGGAGCAACGCCTGAGGAATTATTATCTTTAGGCTATCAACAGGTCGGTAAAGATTTCCCTGTATTTTTACATCCAGTTACAAAAGAAGAATATGCATTAGCGAGGACAGAACGCAAAGCAGGTAATGGCTATACTGGATTTATTTGTGATTTCAGTAAAGACATTACTTTAGAACAAGATCTTATCCGACGAGATCTTACCATCAATGCTATTGCTATGGATGAAGAAAATAATATTATTGATCCTTACTATGGCGTTGAAGATATCAAACGTAAGCTGTTACGTCATATCTCGCCTGCTTTCCGTGAAGATCCTTTGCGAGTTTTGCGAGTCGCGCGTTTTGCGGCACGTTATCATCAATTAGGTTTTGTTGTTGCAACAGAAACAATGAATCTTATGAAAGATATGGTTTTAGCCGGAGAAATTAGTTATCTAACCCCAGAGCGTGTCTGGAAAGAGACTGAAAAAGCCTTATCTACTTTAGATCCTCAAATCTATTTTCAAGTTTTGGAACAATGTGGAGCACTTGCTATATTGTTTCCATCATTAGTCTTATCCGATACGGTTATTGATGCTTTAAAACACTCTGTTTCATTAACTAACGATTTAACCATCCGTTTTAGTGTTCTTTGTTCGCAATTATCAACTAGGCATGCAGTTGAAGATTTATGTAGTAAAGTCAAATCACCCAATAATTATACTAAGCTTGCCATAATGGTTAAGCAATACTATAAAGATGTCCAGTCTGTGCAAACACTCACAGCTGAACAAATTATCTGTTTACTAAATAGAATTGATGTATGGCGTAATCCACAACATCTTTCTCAATTGATTATGGCAAGCGAGGCTTTAGCTAAAACTGCATCCTTTCCACAAGCACAATATTTAGAAAATGCTTATAAACTAGCTAATAGTGTTAATGTGCAAAAAATTATTTCCGATGGGTTTACTGGAAAAGAAATTCAAATTGAACTACAAAAAAGGCGAATTGAATTGTTATTAAACCGGATTTGA
- a CDS encoding carbohydrate porin translates to MKYLTKAVLNVKPKRIVLITLLGLCSIQNSFAATQEELEARISMLEQKLLALSEESIDLKKQVIESNKQLAELNKNIQQQQIVINNQQKALKNQSVALAKTSTQTPASKQTQNHTQTNINSKSVIQQQPAVDNQIVIVNDTKQSDNAAPTSQTKSLKNSFTLSEFKDYIKDEIGFSFNGYFRGGWSTSQNGKPKNYAEGALGRFGNEYGGWYDLVFKQKVYDEDGHRVDAIVMIDGNVATNKAAGLFNTQDDNIMQFSDIYLSTKGFVPGFPDANLWVGKHSLPYNEIQMLDWKTQKTPAGGGIGIEDLGIGVGKLDLALVRADVNVKQVKKIEVTNNGNTEIQTVTKREEVDLNEIEFRYRDIPLWQDATLAINGRYSAPNKSKIQDSVSVKNAWLGSFVLRQNNFFGGFNQWTLQTATNSVASQLANINTNNPEFAANSDNDYIGTHTGGKAYRLVSEGEAYLADKVIVAHALALTTGTDVYSYDLNLAHTDFSSFKSAVRPAYIWDNYNQSGIELGYFRQKNKVKGKSYNEEGFKTTIFHSFKVGESILTSRPDIRFYVSYLESLQNEISKFDFNGKDNQISFGVQTEVWF, encoded by the coding sequence ATGAAATATTTAACTAAGGCAGTATTAAACGTCAAACCTAAACGAATTGTTTTAATTACTTTACTTGGCTTGTGTTCTATACAAAACTCTTTTGCTGCTACTCAAGAAGAGTTAGAGGCCAGAATATCGATGTTAGAACAAAAATTATTGGCACTTTCTGAAGAATCTATAGATTTAAAAAAGCAAGTGATCGAGTCTAATAAACAGCTAGCAGAATTAAATAAGAATATTCAACAACAACAGATTGTAATAAATAATCAACAAAAGGCGCTGAAAAATCAGAGTGTTGCTTTAGCTAAAACTTCAACCCAAACACCAGCATCTAAACAAACCCAAAATCACACTCAAACCAATATTAATTCCAAGTCTGTTATTCAACAACAACCGGCAGTAGACAATCAAATTGTCATAGTTAACGATACTAAGCAAAGTGATAATGCAGCCCCAACATCGCAAACCAAATCACTTAAAAACTCTTTTACTCTGTCAGAGTTTAAAGATTACATCAAAGACGAAATCGGTTTTTCATTTAATGGTTATTTTCGTGGTGGCTGGTCAACCTCCCAAAATGGCAAGCCTAAAAATTATGCTGAAGGGGCATTAGGTCGGTTTGGTAATGAATATGGTGGTTGGTACGATCTTGTCTTTAAACAAAAAGTGTATGATGAAGATGGTCATAGAGTGGATGCCATTGTTATGATTGATGGTAATGTAGCGACCAATAAAGCAGCTGGTTTATTCAATACTCAAGATGACAATATTATGCAGTTTTCTGATATTTACTTATCTACCAAAGGATTTGTGCCAGGATTTCCTGATGCAAATTTATGGGTAGGTAAACATTCACTTCCTTATAATGAAATCCAAATGTTAGATTGGAAAACTCAAAAAACACCTGCAGGCGGTGGTATTGGTATTGAAGATCTTGGAATTGGCGTGGGTAAACTTGATTTAGCTTTGGTACGAGCGGATGTTAATGTCAAACAAGTTAAAAAAATTGAAGTTACAAATAATGGTAATACTGAGATACAAACCGTAACTAAACGGGAAGAAGTCGACTTAAATGAAATCGAGTTTCGCTATCGAGATATTCCTTTATGGCAAGATGCCACTCTTGCAATTAATGGTCGTTATTCTGCCCCCAATAAATCCAAAATTCAGGACAGTGTTAGTGTAAAAAATGCTTGGTTAGGAAGTTTTGTTTTAAGACAAAATAATTTCTTTGGTGGATTTAATCAATGGACTTTACAAACTGCGACCAATTCTGTTGCGTCACAATTAGCGAATATTAATACTAATAACCCTGAATTTGCAGCAAATTCTGATAATGATTATATCGGTACTCATACAGGGGGAAAAGCTTATCGATTGGTATCTGAAGGTGAGGCTTATTTAGCCGATAAAGTGATTGTCGCCCATGCACTCGCGCTTACAACGGGAACAGATGTTTATTCCTATGACCTCAATTTGGCCCATACTGATTTTTCGAGTTTCAAATCAGCAGTAAGACCTGCTTATATATGGGATAACTATAATCAAAGCGGCATCGAATTAGGTTATTTTAGACAAAAAAATAAAGTTAAAGGCAAAAGCTATAATGAAGAAGGTTTTAAAACAACGATCTTCCACTCATTTAAAGTTGGTGAAAGTATTTTAACATCAAGACCTGATATACGTTTCTATGTTTCTTATTTAGAATCTTTACAAAATGAGATCAGTAAATTTGATTTTAATGGTAAAGATAATCAAATTAGCTTTGGCGTGCAAACTGAAGTTTGGTTTTAA
- a CDS encoding beta-galactosidase translates to MNLCFSEILNRADWNNLSILSINRLNTHPKFNSWRDKQQAKNNSDSDAILSLNGDWFFSYFNNPKQVPESWLDKELDNTTVPVPSNWQFHGYDAPVYTNIRYPFPYNPPFVPEDNPTGCYSRYFNIDEKWLNEGDIRIIFDGVSAAFHLWCNGKWVGYSQDSRIAAEFDLTPFLKKGDNRIAVLVLKWCDGSYLEDQDMWRLSGIFRGVSLLHKPKSHLQDIQVKTILDDCYQNATLSLQIDVKHQDDIEMLNVDIELWQKDKLVLEHSQSMGTPAIDEKGGYNDRVICHIPVTKPQLWSAEIPNLYRLVISLNHNNTGLIESEAYNIGFRTVEIKHGQLCLNGKPLIIKGTNRHEFYPDMGYAVTEQAMLHDIKLIKQHNFNAVRCSHYPNDPRWYELCDEYGLYLVDEANIESHGMFPMSRLSDDPLWLAAYSERVTRMVQRDRNHPSIIIWSLGNESGHGANHDALYSWIKSNDPTRLVQYEGGGANTAATDIICPMYARVDQDQPHPNVPKWSIKKWVSMPDEKRPLILCEYAHAMGNSLGTFYKYWQAFRQYPRLQGGFIWEWADHGIRCHNLSGESYWAYGGDFGEAYHDRQFCLDGLVFPDRKPHPSLIEAKKVQQPFQFRLVSQKPLIIEVTSEYLFRTTDNEILYWELLLDGKNQQSGKLKLNINPNDTIELKITDDIGKNFDGEDLHLSLKVVQNRATAWSPAKHTVAWEQFKLVNQFIPQWTLSKNKKLLKLTENKNEFIINWRNQSWQINKKTGQLSQWVKNKKPLLASALADQFIRAPIDNDIGISGDFNSNNNPFAWVEQWKAAGYFDLSHQCFGIKASQTDDYIIIEALHGYSVKKRKVIQSKWLHQFDQDGNLTITVEVDIANDMPAPARIGLTYQLKEIPKQVNWLGLGPHENYPDRKTSAIFGDWSLPFAELYTPYIYPCENGLRCDVKQLILNDMIITGHQFKFNINQYGTKQLMEKTHRHLLVPQTCAYVSIDAYHMGIGGDDSWTPNVHPEFLLMDKHYRYQLIFKC, encoded by the coding sequence ATGAATCTTTGTTTCAGTGAAATTCTCAATCGAGCAGATTGGAATAATTTATCTATTTTAAGCATTAATCGACTTAATACACATCCCAAATTTAATAGCTGGCGAGATAAACAACAAGCAAAAAATAATAGTGATTCAGACGCAATCTTATCGCTCAATGGTGATTGGTTTTTTAGTTATTTTAATAACCCAAAACAAGTACCAGAATCGTGGTTGGATAAAGAACTCGATAATACCACTGTTCCTGTTCCATCAAATTGGCAATTTCATGGTTACGATGCACCAGTTTATACAAATATTCGTTATCCTTTTCCTTATAACCCCCCTTTTGTTCCTGAAGATAACCCAACGGGTTGTTATTCGAGGTACTTTAATATTGATGAAAAATGGTTAAATGAAGGTGATATAAGAATTATATTTGATGGTGTCAGTGCCGCATTTCATCTTTGGTGTAATGGTAAATGGGTTGGCTATTCACAAGATAGCCGCATTGCAGCTGAATTTGACTTAACTCCTTTTTTAAAGAAAGGTGATAACCGTATTGCTGTACTAGTTTTAAAATGGTGTGATGGCAGTTATCTTGAAGATCAGGATATGTGGAGATTAAGTGGTATTTTCCGTGGCGTTTCACTACTTCATAAACCAAAATCACATTTACAAGATATTCAAGTTAAAACAATACTTGATGATTGCTATCAAAATGCTACCTTATCTTTGCAAATTGATGTAAAGCATCAAGACGATATAGAGATGCTCAATGTAGACATTGAATTATGGCAAAAAGATAAATTAGTCCTTGAACACTCACAATCAATGGGTACTCCTGCAATTGATGAAAAAGGGGGTTACAATGACCGAGTAATTTGCCATATTCCAGTGACCAAACCACAATTATGGAGTGCCGAAATACCTAATCTTTATCGGCTTGTTATTAGTTTGAATCATAATAATACGGGTTTAATTGAATCTGAAGCTTATAACATTGGTTTCCGAACTGTCGAAATCAAACATGGGCAACTTTGTTTGAATGGTAAACCACTAATCATTAAGGGAACAAATCGTCACGAATTTTATCCTGATATGGGATACGCAGTTACCGAACAAGCTATGCTTCATGATATAAAATTAATCAAACAACACAATTTTAATGCGGTGCGTTGTAGCCATTATCCGAATGATCCACGTTGGTATGAACTTTGTGATGAATATGGTCTTTATTTAGTAGATGAGGCAAATATTGAGTCACACGGCATGTTCCCAATGTCACGTCTGTCTGACGATCCTCTTTGGTTGGCTGCCTATAGTGAACGAGTAACTCGTATGGTTCAACGTGATCGCAATCATCCATCAATTATTATTTGGTCACTTGGTAATGAATCAGGACATGGAGCAAATCACGATGCGCTTTATAGTTGGATCAAAAGTAATGATCCAACCCGCCTAGTTCAATATGAGGGAGGAGGCGCCAATACAGCTGCCACCGACATTATTTGTCCTATGTACGCGCGAGTTGATCAAGATCAACCCCACCCTAATGTTCCTAAATGGTCAATAAAAAAATGGGTTTCAATGCCTGATGAAAAACGCCCACTTATTTTATGTGAATATGCTCACGCTATGGGTAACAGTTTAGGTACTTTTTATAAATATTGGCAGGCATTTAGGCAATATCCTAGATTACAAGGTGGTTTCATTTGGGAATGGGCAGATCATGGTATCCGTTGCCATAATCTATCAGGTGAAAGTTATTGGGCTTATGGCGGTGATTTTGGTGAAGCTTATCACGATAGACAATTTTGTTTAGATGGTTTAGTTTTTCCTGATCGTAAACCTCATCCAAGTTTAATTGAAGCCAAAAAAGTGCAACAGCCATTTCAATTCAGACTTGTCAGTCAAAAACCTTTGATTATTGAAGTAACTAGTGAGTATCTATTCCGTACTACAGACAATGAAATACTATATTGGGAACTGCTACTTGATGGTAAAAATCAACAAAGTGGTAAACTTAAACTTAATATTAATCCTAACGATACAATTGAACTAAAAATTACTGACGACATTGGTAAGAATTTTGATGGAGAAGACTTACACCTATCGCTCAAAGTCGTTCAAAACAGAGCCACTGCATGGTCTCCAGCAAAACATACTGTGGCTTGGGAACAATTCAAATTAGTTAACCAGTTTATTCCGCAATGGACCTTAAGTAAAAATAAAAAGCTACTAAAATTAACTGAAAATAAAAATGAGTTTATTATCAATTGGAGAAATCAAAGTTGGCAAATTAATAAAAAAACAGGACAGCTGAGCCAATGGGTTAAAAATAAGAAACCATTATTAGCCAGCGCACTGGCTGATCAGTTTATACGAGCTCCGATTGATAATGATATTGGCATTAGTGGTGATTTTAATAGTAATAATAACCCTTTTGCATGGGTTGAACAGTGGAAAGCCGCTGGCTATTTTGATTTGAGCCATCAGTGTTTTGGAATCAAAGCGTCACAAACAGATGACTATATAATTATTGAAGCGCTTCATGGTTATAGTGTGAAAAAACGCAAAGTCATTCAAAGTAAATGGTTACATCAATTTGATCAGGATGGAAACTTGACGATAACAGTAGAAGTCGATATTGCGAATGATATGCCTGCGCCGGCTCGTATTGGTTTGACGTATCAATTGAAAGAGATACCAAAACAGGTAAACTGGCTGGGATTAGGACCACATGAAAACTATCCTGATCGAAAAACCTCTGCAATCTTTGGTGATTGGTCATTACCATTTGCCGAACTTTATACGCCTTATATTTATCCTTGTGAAAATGGCTTACGTTGTGATGTCAAACAATTAATTCTTAATGATATGATAATTACAGGTCATCAATTTAAATTTAATATTAATCAATATGGTACTAAACAGTTGATGGAAAAAACACATCGTCATTTATTAGTGCCTCAAACATGCGCCTACGTCAGTATAGATGCTTATCATATGGGCATTGGTGGTGATGATTCTTGGACACCAAATGTACATCCAGAATTTTTACTAATGGATAAACATTATCGCTATCAATTGATTTTTAAATGTTAA
- a CDS encoding substrate-binding domain-containing protein, with the protein MATIKDVAQLANVSVATVSRVINNANNVSNNKREIVKTAMEKLNYYPDANARALSQQNSKTIGIVVADVSDPFFGAMVSAVEKVAYRTGHFLLIGNGYHNENKEYNAITQLIEHRCSSLVVHAKMLSDSTLIRLMEQVPGMVLINRIIKGFEKRCIALDDRYGSYLAVKHLIQHGHTNIGYLCSNHDISDSTDRLQGYKDALLEHNIDINDNLIAISSPNETGGEQAMMSLLERNQQITAIACYNDSMAAGAISVLYDNDIKIPSDISIIGFDDLLLARYLHPKLTTIRYPLQTMAEQAAELALRLAKSEVLPANLINVFTPTLTKRYSVTKIK; encoded by the coding sequence ATGGCGACAATAAAAGATGTTGCACAATTAGCCAATGTTTCAGTTGCAACAGTATCTCGTGTTATCAATAATGCAAACAATGTTAGTAATAATAAGCGTGAGATTGTAAAAACTGCTATGGAAAAATTAAACTATTATCCAGATGCAAACGCTCGTGCGTTATCTCAGCAAAATTCAAAAACCATTGGTATTGTTGTCGCAGACGTTTCAGATCCTTTTTTTGGTGCAATGGTCAGTGCAGTTGAAAAAGTAGCTTACCGAACCGGACACTTTTTATTGATCGGCAATGGTTATCACAATGAAAATAAAGAATATAATGCTATAACCCAACTAATTGAACATCGTTGCTCTTCGTTGGTAGTCCATGCAAAAATGCTTTCCGACAGTACTTTAATAAGATTGATGGAGCAAGTTCCAGGGATGGTATTAATTAATCGTATAATCAAAGGTTTTGAAAAACGCTGCATTGCACTTGATGACCGTTATGGTTCTTACTTAGCTGTTAAACATTTAATTCAACATGGTCATACCAACATTGGTTATTTGTGTTCAAACCATGATATATCAGATTCAACCGACCGCTTACAAGGCTATAAAGATGCACTATTAGAACATAATATTGATATAAACGATAATTTGATTGCTATTTCTTCGCCAAATGAAACAGGTGGTGAACAAGCTATGATGTCTCTTTTAGAGCGCAATCAACAAATTACTGCTATTGCTTGCTACAATGACTCTATGGCAGCGGGTGCTATTTCTGTATTATATGATAATGATATAAAAATTCCGTCAGATATTTCTATCATTGGTTTTGATGATTTATTACTTGCTCGGTATTTACATCCTAAACTGACAACCATTCGCTACCCATTGCAAACTATGGCTGAACAAGCTGCGGAGCTCGCATTGCGATTAGCAAAAAGTGAAGTTCTACCAGCCAATTTAATTAATGTTTTTACTCCAACTTTAACTAAGCGATATTCTGTTACTAAAATTAAATGA
- a CDS encoding alpha-galactosidase: MNYRLNNNNVDVLLRTTPYAELSYFGKRLQNIQLEKLEMLTPAVPNARIDVDVPFTLCPEEGLGNFSTPGLEGHRNGKDWSPVFITKEVIQTENEITIISEDNIANLRFTSHFILDNSGVLQCQNSLINLGNEPYQVNRLSITLPIPERAQELMAFSGRWIKEFFPHRTKIEHCGYLQENRRGRTSHEYFPGMIVGTDSFKEQSGEVWGVHLGWSGNHRIQVAVKSNGKRFIQAEALYMAGEITLSKDESISTPWLYATYSDQGLNEMSQHFHDFLRGNIIKFNQNKPRPVHLNTWEGIFFDHNPDYIIQMATKAAHMGVERFIIDDGWFGKRDDDYQGLGDWYLDKRKYPNGLEPVIKHIKDLGMEFGIWVEPEMINKNSDLYRAHPDWLLELHGYNQPEGRHQYLLDLQNPAVFEYLLERLTWLLGSYDIDYIKWDMNREIVQAGHNGNPAIVGQTEALYRLIDILQEKFPHVEIESCSSGGGRIDYEILKRTQRFWTSDSNDALDRQIIQRGMSYFFPPEVMGAHIGGALCHTTFRELHMNLRGLTALFGHMGVELDPVKESEKEQKAFAHYINLHKQLRPLLHSGNSVRLDVDDPRAMQSYGVVSKDQKEAAFIIAQLALPTYALSGNLRLTGLLTDKQYQIEILDMPDNIDPKISGHAMKILPVWMKTQTTLSGDWLMNIGLPLPVLDPATAMLIRITSK; this comes from the coding sequence ATGAACTATCGTCTTAATAATAACAATGTAGATGTCCTATTACGTACAACACCTTATGCTGAACTTAGCTATTTTGGTAAACGCTTACAAAACATTCAACTCGAAAAACTGGAAATGTTAACCCCAGCTGTTCCTAACGCGCGTATTGATGTTGACGTACCGTTTACTTTATGCCCTGAAGAAGGTTTAGGTAATTTTAGTACACCAGGACTTGAAGGTCATCGCAATGGTAAAGATTGGTCTCCTGTTTTTATCACCAAGGAAGTTATTCAAACAGAAAATGAAATCACTATTATTAGTGAAGATAATATTGCTAACCTACGTTTCACCAGCCATTTTATTTTAGATAACAGCGGTGTATTACAATGCCAAAATAGTTTAATTAATCTAGGCAATGAACCTTATCAGGTCAATCGCTTATCAATCACTCTTCCTATTCCAGAAAGAGCACAAGAATTAATGGCCTTTAGTGGACGTTGGATTAAGGAGTTCTTTCCGCATCGTACTAAAATCGAACATTGTGGTTATTTGCAAGAAAACCGTCGTGGACGTACTTCACATGAGTATTTTCCGGGTATGATAGTTGGTACCGATAGCTTTAAAGAACAATCCGGTGAAGTATGGGGTGTTCATTTAGGTTGGAGTGGAAATCATCGAATTCAGGTAGCAGTAAAAAGTAATGGTAAACGTTTTATTCAGGCCGAAGCCTTATATATGGCAGGAGAAATTACATTAAGTAAAGACGAGTCAATTTCAACTCCTTGGTTGTATGCAACTTATAGTGATCAAGGCTTGAATGAGATGAGTCAGCACTTCCATGATTTTTTGCGTGGCAACATTATCAAATTTAACCAAAATAAACCGCGCCCAGTCCATCTTAATACTTGGGAAGGTATCTTTTTTGATCATAATCCGGACTATATTATACAAATGGCAACTAAGGCTGCACATATGGGGGTTGAACGATTTATTATTGATGATGGTTGGTTTGGTAAACGTGACGATGATTATCAAGGGTTGGGAGATTGGTATTTGGATAAACGAAAATATCCAAACGGCTTAGAACCTGTGATTAAACATATTAAAGATTTGGGCATGGAATTTGGTATTTGGGTCGAGCCAGAGATGATTAATAAAAACTCCGATCTTTATCGCGCTCACCCTGATTGGTTACTAGAACTGCATGGTTATAATCAACCTGAAGGTCGTCATCAATATTTACTCGATTTGCAAAATCCAGCGGTTTTTGAGTATTTGCTTGAAAGATTAACATGGTTGCTTGGAAGCTATGACATTGACTATATCAAATGGGATATGAATCGTGAAATTGTGCAAGCAGGCCACAATGGTAATCCAGCCATTGTTGGACAAACTGAAGCGTTATATCGTTTAATTGATATTTTACAAGAAAAATTCCCTCATGTTGAAATTGAATCTTGCTCTTCTGGTGGAGGACGTATTGATTATGAAATATTAAAACGTACTCAACGTTTCTGGACGTCAGACTCTAACGATGCATTAGATCGACAGATCATTCAGCGTGGTATGAGTTACTTCTTCCCTCCTGAGGTCATGGGGGCTCACATTGGTGGTGCCTTATGTCATACTACATTCCGCGAATTACATATGAATTTACGTGGTTTGACTGCACTGTTTGGTCATATGGGTGTTGAACTTGATCCTGTTAAAGAATCTGAAAAAGAACAAAAAGCGTTTGCTCATTATATTAATTTACACAAACAATTGCGTCCATTATTACATAGTGGTAATAGTGTACGCTTGGACGTCGATGATCCTCGCGCGATGCAAAGTTATGGGGTTGTTAGCAAAGATCAAAAAGAAGCAGCGTTTATTATCGCCCAATTAGCATTACCAACTTATGCATTGAGTGGTAATTTACGTTTGACAGGATTGTTAACAGATAAGCAATATCAAATAGAAATTCTTGATATGCCAGACAATATTGATCCTAAAATCAGTGGTCATGCGATGAAAATATTACCAGTATGGATGAAAACTCAAACAACTCTTTCAGGCGATTGGTTAATGAATATAGGATTACCATTACCTGTGCTTGATCCTGCAACTGCTATGCTTATCAGGATCACATCCAAATAA